From one Streptomyces sp. 846.5 genomic stretch:
- a CDS encoding ABC transporter ATP-binding protein — MSDSEQASEEAAAAKRRGPAPLPGPGRFMGGAPVEKSMHFKASGKRVLSLLRPERHLITAVLALAAVSVTLSVTGPKILGHATDLILAGVFGKQIPATSSQAQVVAGLRAKGETKQADLLASMNIHPGRGIDFHAVGTVLLWVLAIYVVAGICGIIQARLANRALQRAVKRLRRDVEEKIGRLPLSYFDQQPRGEVLSRVTNDIDNISQTLQQTLSQIVTSLLTIIGVLTMMFYISWLLALIALISVPASVVVAARVGKRAQPQFVAQWKTTGKLNAHIEEMYSGHALVKVFGRQEESAEIFREQNEKLYASSFKAQFISGLIQPCMMFIGNINYVLVAVVGGLRVASGALSIGDVQAFIQYSRQFSQPLTQVASMSNLVQSGVASAERVFELLDAKEQDPEPVEPLRPTELRGEVAFENVAFRYQADKPLIEDLSLTAEPGHTVAIVGPTGAGKTTLVNLLMRFYEVTGGRITLDGVDVARMDREELRANIGMVLQDTWLFGGTIAENIAYGRAGATREEVVNAAKAAHVDRFVRTLPDGYDTVIDDEGTGVSAGEKQLITIARAFLAEPSILVLDEATSSVDTRTEVLIQRAMATLRSGRTAFVIAHRLSTIRDADTILVMENGAIVEQGSHSELLAAEGAYARLYAAQFSQAVAEVD; from the coding sequence ATGAGCGACTCCGAACAGGCTTCCGAGGAAGCGGCAGCGGCCAAGCGCCGCGGCCCCGCCCCCCTGCCGGGCCCGGGACGCTTCATGGGCGGCGCGCCCGTCGAGAAGTCCATGCACTTCAAGGCCTCCGGCAAGCGCGTGCTCTCGCTGCTGCGCCCCGAGCGGCATCTGATCACCGCCGTGCTGGCCCTGGCAGCCGTCAGCGTCACCCTGTCGGTGACCGGCCCGAAGATCCTCGGGCACGCCACCGACCTGATCCTGGCCGGCGTCTTCGGCAAGCAGATCCCGGCGACCAGCAGCCAGGCGCAGGTCGTCGCGGGGCTGCGCGCCAAGGGCGAGACCAAGCAGGCCGACCTGCTGGCCTCGATGAACATCCACCCCGGCCGCGGCATCGACTTCCACGCCGTCGGCACGGTGCTGCTGTGGGTGCTCGCCATCTACGTCGTCGCCGGCATCTGCGGCATCATCCAGGCCCGGCTGGCCAACCGGGCCCTGCAGCGCGCCGTGAAGCGGCTGCGCCGCGACGTCGAGGAGAAGATCGGCCGACTGCCGCTCAGCTACTTCGACCAGCAGCCGCGCGGCGAGGTGCTGAGCCGGGTCACCAACGACATCGACAACATCAGCCAGACCCTGCAGCAGACGCTCAGTCAGATCGTCACCTCACTGCTGACCATCATCGGCGTGCTGACGATGATGTTCTACATCTCCTGGCTGCTCGCCCTGATCGCCCTGATCAGCGTCCCGGCCTCGGTCGTCGTCGCCGCCAGGGTCGGCAAGAGGGCCCAGCCCCAGTTCGTGGCCCAGTGGAAGACCACCGGCAAGCTCAACGCCCACATCGAGGAGATGTACAGCGGGCACGCGCTGGTCAAGGTCTTCGGCCGGCAGGAGGAGTCCGCGGAGATCTTCAGGGAGCAGAACGAGAAGCTCTACGCCTCCAGCTTCAAGGCGCAGTTCATCTCCGGCCTGATCCAGCCCTGCATGATGTTCATCGGCAACATCAACTACGTCCTGGTCGCCGTCGTCGGCGGCCTGCGGGTCGCCTCCGGCGCGCTGTCCATCGGCGACGTCCAGGCGTTCATCCAGTACTCCCGGCAGTTCAGCCAGCCGCTGACCCAGGTGGCGAGCATGTCCAACCTGGTCCAGTCCGGTGTCGCCTCCGCCGAACGGGTCTTCGAACTCCTGGACGCCAAGGAGCAGGACCCCGAGCCGGTCGAGCCGCTGCGCCCGACCGAGCTCCGCGGCGAGGTCGCCTTCGAGAACGTGGCCTTCCGCTACCAGGCGGACAAGCCGCTGATCGAGGACCTCTCGCTGACCGCCGAACCCGGCCACACCGTCGCCATCGTCGGCCCCACCGGCGCCGGCAAGACCACCCTGGTGAACCTGCTGATGCGGTTCTACGAGGTCACCGGCGGCCGGATCACCCTGGACGGGGTGGACGTGGCCCGGATGGACCGCGAGGAGCTGCGCGCCAACATCGGCATGGTGCTCCAGGACACCTGGCTCTTCGGCGGCACCATCGCCGAGAACATCGCCTACGGCCGCGCGGGGGCCACCCGCGAGGAGGTCGTCAACGCGGCCAAGGCGGCCCACGTCGACCGCTTCGTCCGCACCCTCCCGGACGGATACGACACCGTCATCGACGACGAGGGGACCGGCGTCAGCGCGGGCGAGAAGCAGCTGATCACCATCGCCAGGGCGTTCCTGGCGGAGCCGTCCATCCTGGTCCTGGACGAGGCCACCAGCTCGGTCGACACCCGCACCGAGGTACTCATCCAGCGCGCCATGGCCACCCTGCGCAGCGGCCGCACGGCCTTCGTCATCGCCCACCGCCTCTCCACCATCCGCGACGCGGACACCATCCTGGTGATGGAGAACGGCGCGATCGTCGAACAGGGCAGCCACAGCGAGCTGCTGGCCGCAGAGGGCGCGTATGCGCGGCTCTACGCGGCGCAGTTCTCGCAGGCAGTGGCGGAAGTGGACTGA
- a CDS encoding sarcosine oxidase subunit gamma family protein, with the protein MTADAVPRLTQLSLRLDPFGPTAATVAKALDGELPTTPCTFRTAGAVDMLWLGPDEWLLVAPAEAAGELEPLLREAVGGDTADFATLTDVSAQRTAFDLTGPNVRDVLAQGCAIDLHPSASPTGTCVQTLLAQTGVILQVHDASAPAVRLLVRSSYAPYLSAWLADAAAGL; encoded by the coding sequence GTGACGGCTGACGCAGTTCCGCGCCTCACCCAGCTCTCCCTACGCCTCGACCCGTTCGGACCGACTGCCGCCACCGTGGCCAAGGCCCTCGACGGCGAACTCCCGACGACACCGTGCACCTTTCGTACGGCGGGCGCAGTCGACATGCTCTGGCTGGGCCCCGACGAATGGCTGCTGGTCGCGCCGGCGGAGGCGGCGGGCGAGCTGGAACCCCTGCTCCGGGAGGCAGTCGGTGGCGATACGGCCGATTTCGCCACCCTCACCGACGTCTCCGCCCAGCGCACCGCCTTCGACCTCACCGGCCCGAACGTCCGCGACGTCCTCGCCCAGGGCTGCGCCATCGACCTGCACCCGAGCGCCAGCCCGACCGGCACCTGCGTCCAGACCCTGCTGGCACAGACCGGCGTGATCCTGCAGGTCCACGACGCCTCCGCGCCAGCGGTACGCCTGCTGGTCCGTTCCTCCTACGCCCCGTACCTGTCGGCCTGGCTCGCCGACGCAGCGGCGGGGCTCTGA
- a CDS encoding sarcosine oxidase subunit beta family protein gives MPQASSHQHSAGYDAADHVDHPDFLWRNPDPAPGYDVVIVGGGGHGLATAYYLARNHGIKRVAVLEKGWLAGGNMARNTTIIRSNYLWDESAAIYEHALKLWEGLEEDLDYPLLFSQRGVLNLAHTLQDVRESRRRVYANQLNGVDAEWLEPEQVAEVCPIVNISPDVRHPVLGATYQPRAGIAKHDYVAWGFARRANEYGIDLIQDCEVTGLDIRAGRVVGVNTTRGRIAAGKVGLAAAGHTSVLAGMAGLRLPLQSHPLQALVSELLEPVHPTVVMSNAVHVYVSQAHKGELVMGAGIDSQNGYGQRGSFHIIERQMAAALELFPVFARAHLLRSWAGIVDTTPDASPIIGLTPVDGLYLNCGWGTGGFKATPGVGWCFAHTIAHDEPHPYNAPFTLERFTTGALVDEHGAAAVAH, from the coding sequence ATGCCGCAGGCGAGCTCTCACCAACACAGCGCCGGGTATGACGCCGCCGACCACGTCGACCACCCGGACTTCCTCTGGCGCAACCCCGACCCCGCGCCCGGCTATGACGTGGTGATCGTCGGCGGTGGCGGCCACGGGCTGGCGACGGCCTACTACCTGGCGCGCAACCACGGCATCAAGCGGGTCGCGGTGCTGGAGAAGGGCTGGCTGGCCGGCGGCAACATGGCCCGGAACACCACGATCATCCGCTCCAACTACCTCTGGGACGAGAGCGCCGCGATCTACGAGCACGCGCTCAAGCTCTGGGAGGGGCTGGAGGAGGACCTCGACTACCCGCTGCTGTTCAGCCAGCGCGGGGTGCTCAACCTGGCCCACACCCTGCAGGACGTCCGCGAGAGCCGCCGGCGGGTGTACGCCAACCAGCTCAACGGGGTCGACGCCGAATGGCTGGAGCCCGAGCAGGTCGCCGAGGTCTGCCCGATCGTGAACATCTCGCCGGACGTGCGCCACCCGGTCCTGGGCGCGACCTACCAGCCGCGCGCCGGCATCGCCAAGCACGACTACGTGGCCTGGGGCTTCGCCCGCCGGGCGAACGAGTACGGGATCGACCTGATCCAGGACTGCGAGGTCACCGGCCTGGACATCCGCGCGGGACGCGTCGTCGGGGTGAACACCACCCGGGGCCGGATCGCGGCGGGAAAGGTCGGGCTGGCCGCGGCGGGCCACACTTCGGTCCTGGCCGGGATGGCGGGGCTGCGGCTGCCGCTGCAGAGCCATCCGTTGCAGGCCCTGGTCTCCGAACTGCTGGAACCGGTCCACCCCACCGTGGTGATGTCCAACGCCGTGCATGTGTACGTCTCCCAGGCGCACAAGGGCGAACTGGTCATGGGCGCCGGCATCGACAGCCAGAACGGCTACGGCCAGCGCGGATCGTTCCACATCATCGAGCGGCAGATGGCGGCGGCCCTGGAGCTCTTCCCGGTCTTCGCCCGGGCGCACCTGCTCCGCAGCTGGGCCGGGATCGTGGACACCACCCCGGACGCCTCACCCATCATCGGGCTCACCCCGGTCGACGGCCTCTACCTCAACTGCGGCTGGGGAACCGGGGGTTTCAAGGCCACTCCGGGGGTCGGCTGGTGCTTCGCGCACACCATCGCCCATGACGAACCGCACCCCTACAACGCCCCGTTCACCCTGGAACGCTTCACCACCGGCGCGCTGGTGGACGAGCACGGCGCCGCAGCCGTCGCCCACTGA
- a CDS encoding amino acid permease has product MATSSHESITQDDDRQLAELGYKPELNRSWSGFSNFAISFSVISILSGCFTSFFVGWNSGGPVAIAWGWPLVSAFILVIGVCMSELVSAYPTSGGMYFWSAKLGSIKASYYTGWLDFIGLLAITASVAYGCATFLDATIGTFSSSWASHYSLFRVFLIFLGVLAAVALISIFSSHLLALLNNISVWWHVAGVAVIIVILVALPHHHQSVAAVFTHTVNNTGFFGGHTSGLGFLFYVLPLAAILPQYTITGYDASCHLSEETVGAADSAAKGIWKSILYSAIGGWVLMLSFLFAVQDPDKVTAAGGGVTTVLTQALSPNWAGFVLLVSSVGQFFCAVACMTSITRMLYAFSRDGAVPGARYWTKLTSKQVPVYGMLAIAVLAVLLTLPALVPVDINGAPVPVAFNAIISIGVVGLYLSFAIPIFLRWRAGDAFKPGGWTLGAKYKWLCVLALAEIAVTTVIAVLPTSPGGMPGNSGFSWKYVNYTPLVVGGALILLWAAWHLSVKKTFTGPRQTIDSPDSPSDLDTVTG; this is encoded by the coding sequence ATGGCCACTTCCAGCCACGAATCCATCACCCAGGACGACGACAGACAGCTCGCCGAACTCGGGTACAAGCCGGAGCTGAACCGCTCCTGGTCCGGCTTCTCCAACTTCGCCATCTCCTTCTCCGTCATCTCCATCCTCAGCGGCTGCTTCACCAGCTTCTTCGTCGGCTGGAACAGCGGCGGCCCGGTGGCCATCGCCTGGGGCTGGCCGCTGGTCTCGGCATTCATCCTGGTCATCGGGGTCTGCATGTCCGAGCTGGTCTCGGCCTATCCCACCTCGGGCGGCATGTACTTCTGGTCGGCGAAGCTCGGCAGCATCAAGGCCAGCTACTACACCGGCTGGCTGGACTTCATCGGCCTGCTGGCCATCACCGCCTCGGTGGCCTACGGGTGCGCGACCTTCCTCGACGCCACCATCGGTACCTTCAGCAGCAGTTGGGCCTCGCACTACTCGCTGTTCCGGGTGTTCCTGATCTTCCTCGGGGTGCTCGCCGCGGTCGCGCTGATCAGCATCTTCTCCAGCCACCTGCTGGCGCTGCTGAACAACATCTCGGTGTGGTGGCACGTGGCCGGCGTCGCCGTGATCATCGTCATCCTGGTCGCCCTCCCGCACCACCACCAGAGCGTCGCCGCGGTGTTCACCCACACCGTCAACAACACCGGCTTCTTCGGCGGCCACACCAGCGGCCTCGGCTTCCTCTTCTACGTCCTGCCGCTGGCCGCGATCCTGCCGCAGTACACCATCACCGGCTACGACGCCTCCTGCCACCTCTCCGAGGAGACCGTCGGCGCTGCCGACTCCGCCGCCAAGGGCATCTGGAAGTCGATCCTCTACTCCGCCATCGGCGGCTGGGTGCTGATGCTCAGCTTCCTCTTCGCGGTGCAGGACCCGGACAAGGTCACCGCGGCCGGCGGCGGCGTCACCACCGTGCTCACCCAGGCGCTCAGCCCCAACTGGGCCGGGTTCGTGCTGCTGGTCTCCTCGGTCGGCCAGTTCTTCTGCGCGGTCGCCTGCATGACCAGCATCACCCGGATGCTGTACGCGTTCAGCCGGGACGGCGCGGTGCCCGGCGCCCGCTACTGGACCAAGCTGACCAGCAAGCAGGTCCCCGTCTACGGCATGCTGGCGATCGCGGTCCTGGCCGTGTTGCTGACCCTCCCGGCACTGGTCCCCGTGGACATCAACGGCGCCCCGGTACCGGTCGCCTTCAACGCCATCATCTCCATCGGCGTGGTCGGCCTCTACCTCTCCTTCGCCATCCCGATCTTCCTCCGCTGGCGGGCCGGCGACGCCTTCAAGCCGGGCGGCTGGACGCTCGGGGCGAAGTACAAGTGGCTGTGCGTACTGGCGCTCGCCGAGATCGCCGTCACCACGGTGATCGCGGTGCTGCCCACCTCCCCCGGCGGGATGCCCGGCAACTCCGGCTTCAGCTGGAAGTACGTCAACTACACCCCGCTGGTCGTGGGCGGCGCCCTGATCCTGCTCTGGGCGGCCTGGCACCTGTCGGTGAAGAAGACCTTCACCGGGCCCAGGCAGACCATCGACTCCCCCGACTCCCCCTCCGACCTGGACACCGTCACCGGGTGA
- a CDS encoding FCD domain-containing protein has protein sequence MSDLSAFLRLPGSETAARAELVVQQLETAVSIGLLVHGQRLPPEGELASQLGVSTGSLRQALTILRQRGVIRTRAGRNGGSVIDGSAAVSAESLADQLRARTAEDLRDLGDQCAAVLGAAARLAAARACQQDLDELRSHAARFRTAVVSNDLGACRRSYSRFRIHLGVAARSPRLTVQLAQLQGEFAPLRWASAETVTARKRVDERQVAILDAIEAKDGAGAQTLAVAHQEEETQSLIDRHLLLLAAE, from the coding sequence GTGTCCGACCTCTCGGCGTTCCTCAGACTCCCCGGGTCGGAGACGGCGGCCCGTGCCGAGCTCGTCGTCCAGCAACTGGAGACGGCCGTCTCCATCGGCCTGCTGGTGCACGGCCAGCGGCTCCCGCCCGAGGGCGAGCTGGCGTCCCAGCTCGGCGTCTCCACCGGCAGCCTGCGCCAGGCGCTGACGATCCTGCGGCAGCGCGGGGTGATCCGGACCCGGGCCGGACGCAACGGCGGCAGCGTCATCGACGGCTCCGCCGCCGTCTCCGCGGAGTCGCTGGCCGACCAGCTGCGCGCCCGTACCGCCGAGGACCTGCGCGATCTCGGCGACCAGTGCGCGGCCGTGCTGGGCGCGGCGGCGCGGCTGGCCGCGGCCCGGGCCTGCCAGCAGGACCTGGACGAGCTGCGCAGCCACGCGGCCCGGTTCCGCACCGCCGTGGTGAGTAACGACCTCGGCGCCTGCCGCCGCAGCTACAGCCGCTTCCGCATCCATCTCGGCGTCGCCGCCCGGTCGCCTCGCCTGACCGTTCAACTTGCGCAGCTGCAGGGCGAGTTCGCCCCGCTGCGGTGGGCTTCCGCGGAGACCGTCACGGCGCGGAAGCGGGTCGACGAACGGCAGGTGGCGATCCTGGACGCGATCGAGGCGAAGGACGGTGCCGGCGCGCAGACCCTGGCGGTCGCCCACCAGGAGGAGGAGACCCAGAGCCTGATCGACCGTCATCTGTTGTTGCTGGCCGCCGAGTAG
- a CDS encoding AraC family transcriptional regulator, translating to MTSTDADSTPDRTPPAIEEARGVLSPRRAAAHSTLTTLPPAPALAPFVEFHWHVRWDLRGQAPYDQKVLSHPNVHLVFEETGAALYGVDRGLFVRRLEGEGQVLGVKFRPGGFRPFWGCPVQELSDRVVPAEQVFGPAVEETNSRVVALTEPAAMAALADAFLLARLPEPDPQAAEVAAMVETAGSDHDLVRVEQLADRCGVSVRTLQRLFAEYVGASPKWVLRRARLHEAAQRAGAGSVDWSALAADLGYADQSHLTRDFTAVVGLPPTRYAQRS from the coding sequence ATGACCAGCACGGACGCGGACAGCACGCCGGACCGGACCCCGCCCGCCATCGAAGAGGCGCGCGGGGTGCTGAGCCCCAGGCGCGCGGCGGCCCACTCCACCCTGACGACCCTCCCGCCGGCGCCGGCCCTGGCCCCGTTCGTGGAGTTCCACTGGCATGTCCGCTGGGATCTGCGCGGCCAGGCCCCGTACGACCAGAAGGTGCTCTCCCACCCCAACGTCCATCTGGTGTTCGAGGAGACCGGTGCGGCGCTGTACGGGGTGGACCGCGGGCTGTTCGTCCGGCGGCTGGAGGGGGAGGGCCAGGTGCTGGGGGTGAAGTTCCGGCCCGGTGGCTTCCGGCCGTTCTGGGGGTGCCCGGTGCAGGAGCTGTCCGACCGGGTCGTGCCCGCCGAGCAGGTCTTCGGCCCGGCGGTCGAGGAGACCAACAGCCGAGTCGTGGCGCTGACGGAGCCGGCCGCGATGGCGGCTCTGGCGGACGCGTTCCTGCTGGCGCGGCTGCCCGAACCCGATCCGCAGGCGGCCGAGGTCGCCGCCATGGTGGAGACCGCCGGCAGTGACCACGACCTGGTCCGGGTCGAGCAGCTCGCCGACCGCTGCGGGGTGTCCGTCCGCACCCTGCAGCGACTGTTCGCCGAGTACGTGGGGGCGAGCCCGAAGTGGGTGCTGCGCCGCGCCCGGCTGCACGAGGCCGCCCAGCGCGCGGGCGCGGGCTCCGTCGACTGGTCCGCGCTGGCCGCCGACCTCGGCTACGCCGACCAGTCCCACCTCACGCGCGACTTCACCGCCGTGGTCGGGCTGCCGCCGACGCGGTACGCACAGCGGAGCTGA
- a CDS encoding GntR family transcriptional regulator, producing the protein MPVSSGTVVPSLAEQAYRTLTDQLVTLQIAPGSPLNDEQLARELGVGRTPVREALKRLEAERLVVAYPRRGTFATEVHLTDLGHVSEVRRQLEPLAAAAAARRATTADRELLAGLADLVAERSGRPSTTPLELMRLDLRLHRAVYAATGNPYLESTLVSYDNLATRIWCLFLDRLPGLAGHVGEHSGLLHAIIDGDAERAAACATDHVTGFEAAIRAVL; encoded by the coding sequence ATGCCGGTCAGCAGCGGTACGGTCGTCCCTTCACTGGCCGAGCAGGCCTACCGGACTCTCACCGACCAGTTGGTGACCCTGCAGATAGCCCCGGGGTCCCCGCTCAACGACGAACAGCTGGCGCGGGAGCTGGGCGTCGGCCGGACGCCCGTCCGGGAGGCGCTGAAGCGGCTGGAGGCGGAGCGCCTGGTCGTGGCGTACCCCCGCCGCGGCACCTTCGCCACCGAGGTGCACCTCACCGACCTCGGCCATGTCTCGGAGGTCCGGCGCCAGCTGGAGCCGCTGGCCGCCGCCGCCGCGGCCCGCCGGGCCACCACCGCGGACCGGGAACTGCTCGCCGGGCTGGCCGACCTGGTGGCCGAGCGGAGCGGCCGACCGTCCACCACTCCGCTCGAGCTGATGCGCCTCGATCTGCGGCTGCACCGCGCCGTCTACGCGGCGACCGGCAATCCGTACCTGGAGTCCACGCTCGTCAGCTACGACAATCTGGCGACCCGGATCTGGTGCCTGTTCCTGGACCGGCTCCCCGGCCTGGCCGGACACGTCGGCGAGCACAGCGGTCTGCTGCACGCGATCATCGACGGCGACGCGGAGCGCGCTGCGGCGTGTGCGACCGACCATGTGACGGGCTTCGAAGCCGCGATCCGCGCCGTGCTCTGA
- a CDS encoding ABC transporter ATP-binding protein, whose product MLIRLLRTHLGPYTRPMGVLVLLQLIQTIATLYLPTLNADIIDQGVIKGDTTYILQTGGIMLGVTVAQVVCAIGAVYFGARTAMALGRDIRASIFDRVQSFSAREVGGFGAPSLITRSTNDVQQVQMLVLMTFTLMVSAPIMCIGGIILALNQDVPLSSLLVAIVPILGVIIALIVTRLRPLFRAMQVKIDSVNRILREQITGLRVIRAFVKDDHERERFEEANADLTETAVHVGKLLALMFPMVMMVVNISSVAVMWFGAHRIDSGGMQIGALTAFLSYLMQILMSVMMATFMFMMVPRAEVCAERIEEVLDTETTVLPPLAPVRELRRAGFLELRDAEFRYPGAESAVLRHVSLSARPGEITAVIGSTGSGKTTLLTLIPRLSDATDGSVLVDGVDVRDLDPALLAKTVGLVPQKPYLFTGTVATNLRYGNPDATDEDLWAALETAQARDFVEALPEGLDAPIAQGGTNVSGGQRQRLAIARVLVRRPEIYLFDDSFSALDYATDARLRAALAHETADATVVIVAQRVSTIRDADRIIVLDEGQVVGTGTHRELMDSNETYREIVLSQLTEEEAA is encoded by the coding sequence GTGCTGATCCGACTCCTGCGGACCCATCTGGGTCCCTACACCAGGCCCATGGGCGTGCTGGTGCTGCTGCAGCTGATCCAGACCATCGCCACCCTCTACCTGCCCACCCTGAACGCCGACATCATCGACCAAGGCGTGATCAAGGGCGACACCACCTACATCCTGCAGACCGGCGGGATCATGCTGGGCGTGACGGTGGCCCAGGTCGTCTGCGCCATCGGCGCGGTGTACTTCGGGGCCCGCACCGCCATGGCTCTCGGCCGGGACATCCGGGCCTCGATCTTCGACCGGGTGCAGTCCTTCTCCGCCCGCGAGGTCGGCGGCTTCGGGGCGCCCTCGCTGATCACCCGCAGCACCAACGACGTCCAGCAGGTGCAGATGCTGGTGCTGATGACCTTCACGCTGATGGTCTCCGCGCCCATCATGTGCATCGGCGGCATCATCCTGGCGCTCAACCAGGACGTCCCGCTGTCCTCGCTGCTGGTCGCCATCGTGCCGATCCTCGGGGTGATCATCGCGCTGATCGTCACGCGGCTGCGGCCGCTGTTCCGCGCCATGCAGGTCAAGATCGACTCGGTGAACCGGATCCTGCGCGAGCAGATCACCGGCCTCCGGGTGATCCGCGCCTTCGTCAAGGACGACCACGAGCGCGAACGCTTCGAGGAGGCCAACGCCGACCTCACCGAGACCGCGGTCCACGTCGGCAAGCTGCTGGCGCTGATGTTCCCCATGGTCATGATGGTGGTCAACATCTCCAGCGTCGCCGTGATGTGGTTCGGCGCGCACCGCATCGACAGCGGCGGGATGCAGATCGGCGCCCTCACCGCCTTCCTCAGCTATCTGATGCAGATCCTGATGTCGGTGATGATGGCGACCTTCATGTTCATGATGGTCCCGCGTGCCGAGGTCTGCGCCGAGCGCATCGAGGAGGTCCTGGACACCGAGACCACCGTGCTGCCCCCGCTCGCCCCGGTCCGCGAACTGCGCCGGGCCGGCTTCCTGGAGCTGCGGGACGCCGAGTTCCGCTACCCCGGCGCCGAGTCGGCGGTGCTGCGCCATGTCAGCCTCAGCGCCCGGCCCGGCGAGATCACCGCCGTGATCGGCAGCACCGGCAGCGGCAAGACCACGCTGCTCACCCTGATCCCCCGGCTCTCCGACGCCACCGACGGCAGCGTGCTGGTGGACGGCGTGGACGTCCGCGACCTGGATCCGGCGCTGCTGGCGAAGACCGTCGGCCTGGTCCCGCAGAAGCCGTACCTCTTCACCGGCACCGTCGCCACCAACCTCCGCTACGGCAACCCCGACGCCACCGACGAGGACCTCTGGGCCGCGCTGGAGACCGCGCAGGCCAGGGACTTCGTCGAGGCACTCCCCGAGGGCCTGGACGCGCCGATCGCGCAGGGCGGCACCAATGTCTCCGGCGGGCAGCGCCAGCGCCTGGCCATCGCCCGGGTACTGGTCCGCCGCCCGGAGATCTACCTCTTCGACGACTCCTTCTCCGCCCTGGACTACGCCACCGACGCCCGGCTGCGCGCCGCTCTCGCCCACGAGACCGCCGACGCCACCGTCGTCATCGTCGCCCAGCGCGTCTCCACCATCCGTGACGCCGACCGCATCATCGTCCTCGACGAGGGCCAGGTCGTCGGCACCGGCACCCACCGCGAGCTGATGGACAGCAACGAGACCTACCGCGAGATCGTCCTCTCCCAGCTCACCGAGGAGGAGGCGGCATGA